The genomic stretch GCGCGACGATGAATCGCATCGACCTGCCGCACCTTGCGTGGGTGATGGAGAACCTGGTCGAGGGCACCGTCGTGAACCGCATCCGCGTCGATCCAACCACCGCTCAGGGCGCACGCATCGCGCTCGAGCGCATGCTGGAAATCACGTAGTCCGCGCGAGCGCGGCGATCCTCACTTCGTGCGGAACGTGACTCGAGCGGTCACCCGCGGATTGAACACCCCATGGTCTGTCGCAACGAACTCGGCGTCCAAGACGTGCAATCCCGGGCCGATCTGCCCCACTTCGACAATCTCGTTCAGAACGAAGTCCGTTTCAGCCGTCAGCGTGACGACTTTGCTGTCGAGCGCCAGATGGATATACCCGGCGTTCGGCGCGATCGAGCCGGAGGACTCGCGAGCCAGGTGCGCGCCCGTCAACCCAAACTTCACGCGCACCTTCCCGTGAGGAACCAAGGACCCCTCCGACGGCGAGAGGAATCGCAGCTTCGCCATTGATTCCGGACGAGGGACCGCGGATGACGAAGACCCGCCCATATCGGAGTCCTTCATGATCGAGCCGTCCGGCATCCGATGCTCTCCGGGACCCGGTTCCCGCGACTCCGTATTCGTGCCGCACGCGCTCCCGGCGATCACGAGCACCGCCACCACTGCAGCCGAAACCAGTCTCTTCCTCAATGCGAACCTCGCGATCAGGCCGAGGGCTCGAAAGACGACAGCCCCTCTTGCAGGGCGTCCCACGAGAGCACGGCGCACTTGATGCGAACCGGGTACTTGACCACACCCTTGAGCGCGACCAAGTCGCCCAGGGTCTCCTCGTCCACGCCTTCGGTCTCCCCCGCCATCATGCGACGGAACCGCAGGACCAGCTCCTCGATCTCGGCCATCGGCTTGCCCTTGATGTAGTCGGTCAGCATCGAAGCCGAGGCCTGCGAGATCGAACACCCCTGCCCCTCGAACGCGGCATCCACCACGACCCCGTCGCGCACCTGGGCGTGAACGGTGATGTCGTCGCCGCACAAGGGGTTGTTGCGGTGAACGTCGATGTCGGACCCATCCAGCCCATGCTTGTTCCGCGGGGACCGGTAGTGGTCAAGGATTACTTCGCGATAAAGGTCGTCGAGAGACATGCCGGAAGGATATCGCAGCCTAGGAACCTGGACCCGCGGGCGCGCGCTAGACCGTCGCGCGACCCGCCCGGCACCGCGCGCGCACTTAGGCAATCCGGCGCAAGCGCGGCCCCCACCCCGCACGCCGGCTGTTCCCACCCGTTCTGGTGTCGGTTTGGCGACACATGGAGCCTGTCGCGAAATCGCCGTGACAGGCTCCCGGACGACGCCGGGGCTACACCAGAACGGCGGCAACACGCAGCGCCGGGTGGATCCTCCGAACGCGTGAGCTTCCGCCGGGCCGGGGAAGGTCAAGTCCGAGTGTTTAGAAGGGCAGGCCGCCGCCGGACATCGTGGTGCGCGCCCTCTCGACCGCGGCAACCAGGACGTCCACTTCCTCGATGGTGTTGTAGACCGAGAAACTCGCGCGCGTCGTCGCGGGGGCGCCGAGGCGGCGCATGAGCGGCTGAGCGCAATGGTGGCCGACGCGCACCGCGACACCGTCGGTGTCGACGATGGTTGCGAGGTCATGCGGGTGAACGTCGTCGAGCCAGAAGGAGACGGCGCCACCACGGTCTTCGGCGCGCTGCGCCATTCACCCTGGAGCCGTCGTCAGGCCCACACGGTGCCATCCACGGCAAGAAACCTGGAAGCGACACCACGGCAAGGTTAGTTCCGACGAGTAATGCACCTGCTCTCTTGACCGGCCTCCAATACGGCGACGTACGCCATCGGCGAACTGGCGATCACTTCACGGCCGCCTTGTACTCGCAGCAACACAGCGCGAACTCCGAGACACCCCTTGTCGGACAGCAGTTGTCGGCCTTCATCGGTAAGTCGCACCAGCAGAATCAGCGAGAGCGTTTCCTGATGTCCCGAACGAATCGGGATCGGGAGCAACCCCTCACGCCCACGGTCGATGAGTCGCTGCGCTTCGGCGTCCAGCGGACCGCTGCCGACACAGCCGCGCTTGCAGGTCGTGTAGCCGAGATAGTCGACAGCGACCCCGCGATCCGACCTGAATCTCACCGCTTCGACCTTCACCGCAGCAGGGACGTCGGTAGCCAACTGCACGGTCGTCACCATGTGTCCCGGGTATGGGGGAAGCCCTGGTAAGGCGGAGTTCGCCAGGAACTCCGCCTCCAACCCAGGACTCCCAGAAGAACACGCCCCCAACATGGCGACCCCTAAGAGCGCCGCGGCTATTGCTCGGAGCGTCGTCATCAACCTACGAGCCGCGATTCCAGCAACTGCCACCGGGTGGGCCGGGGTTGCCGGTGCCCCTGTCATCGTCGAACTCACAACTCCAACCCTCGTTTGCATAGCCCGTGGAGCCGAGTGCGTAGCGATACCACTTGTAGAAGTGAGTGTAGTCCGTCGTCGGCCGGAACCAGTGCCAGTCGCCCCACTTCGACGCCTTCGTATGCTTGGTCGAAGACGTGAAGGAGGTTGAGCCAAACGACTCCGGGAAGCTGATGTCCACCGTCACTCCGGAGCCGTACGAGTTGTCATTCGTTCGAAACAAACCGACCGAAGAGCCCGGCGTGAACTGCGCCCAGGAACCCCATGTGTTCGCCCTCACTTCGGTCGGCTTCTTGTAGTAGCCGGTGAGATCCCACGCGCAATCCGGAGCACACTCGGAGTCAGTGCCGCCATCGTACTGCTTGTTGAAGAGCGATTCGTGGGTCCAGTACACCTCGATGCACGGCAAAAGCGGGATCGGCAAACAGGACGCGTGGATGCCTTGCGCCCACCGCCAAGTGTCGTTGCCGAACTTCTTCTGGCGGCCATCGGCGTTGCCTTCTTGTCCGTTGGAAGTGCAGTTCGGGCCGTCATGTGGCAGTGACGGGTCCCAGCAATCGCTTCGAACCGGCCAGAAGGTGTCCTGGCTCGTGCCAAGGGTGCGGTCGGTATGCGACTGCACCGCAAACGGCCCCGCCTGATAACGGTAGCCATTCTGCCATCGCTGCGTGTCGGCGGCGTGCATCTCGAATCGACTCGTAGCCCCCTTGACGCGATGGGACGTCCCACGAAACGCCCGCTGTCCGGGCATGTCGTAGCCGTGCAAGTCCTGGGAAGGATCACCGGGTCCCAGCAATGCTGGGTCATCGCCTGAATCCACGTACACGCAATCCGGGCAGGAAGAACCACTGGAACTGGTTGAGGAGGCACTTGAGGGCCCATGGGGGCCATTAACTGCAAGGATGGCGTCTTGCGGGTCGTCGTAGACGTTCACTTCCGCGAGCGGCACCGACCCCCATTCGACCTTCACGCCTGCCGCGACATCGGCGAATTGCAAGCCGATGCCGATGACCGCCACACGAGCGCGCGTTGTCGAGCCGGGCAATAGTGAAGCGATCGCCAACTCAAACTGATTGCTGGTTGTTGCGGCCTGGGCGATCGCCGAACTGATCGTGACATCAACGTCGCCGACGCCGTTCGCGTTGCCGGAGACGAGATCAACAAAGCTGTTCTGCTGTGGTCCGCCGTATGTGTACAACGAGTAGAAACCGCCAGCAGCGGACGAGCCGAAGTGACCGACGACACGCACTTGCGCATTGCCGGTCACGGTAACCGTCGTTGAGACTGCCGCCGACGCTGGGCTGATCGGTCCAGCGACGACGACTCCGGCGGCCAGGATCGCGACGAGGGCGAGGTGTTTCACGGTTCCCCCCTATCAGAAGTTATCGCCTGATTGTTTGTTGCGGACTGCGAGTTCTTCAGCTGGCCTCACCCCCCGTCGGCGTCGCCGTCGTTGTCGTAGACCCTGAAGTCCCGCGTGCGCGCGGAGATCACCGCGAGGCGTTCGGGAGCCGCCTGAACCTGGCGCGGGCCAAAGGATCGCCACACCGCCGCTACACTCGATGCGTCGGCGCGCAGGATCGCCCCGAGCGCCGACGCCCCCAAGACCGATGGGATTATGGAATCAAGTGAAGAGAGAGAGAGAGAGAGAGAGAGAGATGCCCGGATGCGGCAATGCGGGGAGGTGCTACCTGACCGGGCTCCGAAGCGCCGACCAGAATCGATGAAACAGTTCGTCCACCCGTGAAGCGAGCCATTCGTGCCCCCCGCTCCCCGCGCCACCGATGTCGGTGAAGCGCTCCAACTTGCGAACGCGTTCGCCGACTGCGTTGGAGGGCAATGGCATTGATGCGGCATTCCGAAGCGAACGCACGCAAGCTATACCCACGCGCGGATGGGTGTCAAGGATCCCTTTGCGTTCGGGAGCGGGGGGCTCGCTAGAAGGGCAGGCCGCCGCCGGACATCGTCGCGCGCGACTTCTCGACCGCGGCAACCAGGACGTCCACTTCCTCGATGGTGTTGTAGACCGAGAAACTCGCGCGCGTCGTCGCGGGGACGCCGAGGCGGCGCATGAGCGGCTGAGCGCAATGGTGGCCGGCGCGCACCGCGACTCCCTCGGTGTCCACGATCGTCGCCAGGTCGTGCGGGTGAACGTCGTCGAGCCAGAAGGACACCACACCACCGCGGTCGGCGGCGTTCGGAGGGCCGAAGATCCGGATCCCTTCGATCGCACCGAGGGTTTTGAGCGCGTAGGCGGTCAGTTCCTTCTCGTGCGCGCGCACCTGGTCCATGCCGATCTCGGTGAGGTAATCCACCGCGGCGCCCAAACCGATCGACGGGGCGATGTTGGGGGTGCCGGCCTCGAACTTGTAGGGCACGTCGTTGTAGACGGCGCGATCCATCCAGACTTCCAGGATCATCTCGCCGCCACCAAGGAAGGGCGGCATCGCTTCGAGCAGTTCGGCGCGCGCCCATAATCCGCCCGATCCGGTGGGCCCGAGCATCTTGTGCCCGGAAAAGGCCAGGAAGTCCGCACCCAGCGCGCGCACGTCCGTCGGCAGGTGCGGCACACCCTGCGCTCCGTCGACGAGCAGCAGCGCGCCGACCGCATGCGCGGCTTCGGCGATGCGCGCGAGTGGTGGCATGGTGCCCAAAACGTTGGACATATGAGTGATGCACGCGAGTTTGGTTCGCTCGGTGATAAGCGACCCCATCGCGTCCATATCCAAGAACCCGTCGTCGGTGACCGGCCACGAACGCAGAGTCGCGCCGGTGGCGGCGCACGCCATCTGCCACGGAATCAAGTCCGAGTGGTGCTCCATCTCGGTGACCAGAACTTCATCGCCCGGTCCAAGGTTCGCGCGCGCCCACGTGTACGCGACGAGGTTGATCGCCTCGGTGCAGGACTTGGTGAACACGATCTCGGACGAAGTCTGCGCGCCTATGAAAGCCGCCACTTTGGTGCGCGCGCCTTCGTAGGCAGCGGTCGCTTCCTCGGCAAGCTCGTAGACACCGCGATGCACGTTGGCGTTATGCAGTTCGTAGTAGCGGGAAATGGAATCGATGACGGCGCGCGGCTTCTGCGAAGTCGCGGCGCTGTCCAGGTACACCAACGGCTTGTCGCCGTGGACGCGCCGCTCCAGAATCGGGAAGTCCTTGCGGATGACCTTGGGATCAAACATGACGGTCACGGCAGCGGCCCTCGATCGTCAGGGGATGCCGCGTCCTCCTCCCGAAGCGAATCGTAGCCGGTCTTCTCCAGCTCGGCGGCGAGTTCCGGACCGCCGGAGCGCGCGACGCGCCCGTTGACGAGAACGTGAATGACGTCGGGCGTCACGTAGTTCAGGATCCGCTGATAATGCGTGATCAGCAACACTCCGACGTGATCGCCGGCTACCACGTTGATCCCCTCGGACACCGACTTCAGCGCGTCGATGTCCAGACCCGAGTCGGTTTCATCGAGGATCGCGAGGTCCGGTTCGAGCACGGCCATCTGCAAGATCTCGTTACGCTTCTTCTCGCCGCCGGAAAAGCCCTGGTTGACGTAGCGACGCACCATGTCGTCGCTCATGCCGAGCATCTCCATCTTGGTCTTCAGGAACCGGAAGAACTCCACCGCGCCCATCTCGCGCTCGGACACCGCGTTCTTGGCCGCACGCAAGAAGTTCACGACCGACACGCCGGGGATCTCCTGCGGATACTGGAAAGCGAGGAACATTCCGAGGCGCGCGCGCGCGTCCGGCGTCATCTCGAGCACGTTCTCGCCCTTGAATCGAACGGTCCCGCTGGTGACGTGATACCCCGGGCGCCCGGTGAGGACGTAGGAAAGCGTGCTCTTTCCCGAACCGTTCGGCCCCATGATCGCGTGCACTTCGCCACGGCGAATGACCAAGGACAAGCCTTTGATGATGTCGCCCTCGTGTCCGTCGACGCCGGCGCGCAAGTCCTGGATCTCGAGCAGCACTTCGCCGGGCGCGCGCTCGGTCGCGGCCGCTGCGGTCTGCGTCTTGGT from Actinomycetota bacterium encodes the following:
- a CDS encoding SUF system NifU family Fe-S cluster assembly protein, with product MSLDDLYREVILDHYRSPRNKHGLDGSDIDVHRNNPLCGDDITVHAQVRDGVVVDAAFEGQGCSISQASASMLTDYIKGKPMAEIEELVLRFRRMMAGETEGVDEETLGDLVALKGVVKYPVRIKCAVLSWDALQEGLSSFEPSA
- the sufC gene encoding Fe-S cluster assembly ATPase SufC; this encodes MMTKTQTAAAATERAPGEVLLEIQDLRAGVDGHEGDIIKGLSLVIRRGEVHAIMGPNGSGKSTLSYVLTGRPGYHVTSGTVRFKGENVLEMTPDARARLGMFLAFQYPQEIPGVSVVNFLRAAKNAVSEREMGAVEFFRFLKTKMEMLGMSDDMVRRYVNQGFSGGEKKRNEILQMAVLEPDLAILDETDSGLDIDALKSVSEGINVVAGDHVGVLLITHYQRILNYVTPDVIHVLVNGRVARSGGPELAAELEKTGYDSLREEDAASPDDRGPLP
- a CDS encoding cysteine desulfurase; this translates as MFDPKVIRKDFPILERRVHGDKPLVYLDSAATSQKPRAVIDSISRYYELHNANVHRGVYELAEEATAAYEGARTKVAAFIGAQTSSEIVFTKSCTEAINLVAYTWARANLGPGDEVLVTEMEHHSDLIPWQMACAATGATLRSWPVTDDGFLDMDAMGSLITERTKLACITHMSNVLGTMPPLARIAEAAHAVGALLLVDGAQGVPHLPTDVRALGADFLAFSGHKMLGPTGSGGLWARAELLEAMPPFLGGGEMILEVWMDRAVYNDVPYKFEAGTPNIAPSIGLGAAVDYLTEIGMDQVRAHEKELTAYALKTLGAIEGIRIFGPPNAADRGGVVSFWLDDVHPHDLATIVDTEGVAVRAGHHCAQPLMRRLGVPATTRASFSVYNTIEEVDVLVAAVEKSRATMSGGGLPF